One genomic segment of Pristiophorus japonicus isolate sPriJap1 chromosome 8, sPriJap1.hap1, whole genome shotgun sequence includes these proteins:
- the LOC139268446 gene encoding protein SPO16 homolog — protein MATRGAVIVSSALQHHEAISSLSSQHQRIRFSDSVITGSIIFPLSGVAFIIVEIQDFYDNSAETKLIERIEQFVRIHRNSLLLLVAALYGPKEWEILFKIQQRFLGNNLRIIPAHNASDMVKSMLTIAKVTSKPHVDSVRDRIAMIRAQIIERSPVWEMLHKQRLNDA, from the exons ATGGCGACGCGTGGGGCGGTGATCGTCAGCAGCGCGCTGCAG CATCATGAAGCTATTTCGTCTTTGTCCAGTCAGCACCAGCGAATTAGGTTCTCTGACTCAGTGATAACTGGATCAATCATTTTCCCACTTTCTG GTGTTGCCTTTATTATAGTGGAGATTCAAGATTTCTACGACAATTCTGCAGAAACAAAGCTGATCGAGCGGATTGAGCAGTTTGTCCGTATTCATCGAAACAGTTTGCTGCTTTTGGTTGCAGCCCTCTATGGCCCCAAAGAATGGGAAATACtatttaaaattcagcaaag ATTTCTAGGTAATAATCTGAGAATCATACCTGCACACAATGCTAGTGATATGGTCAAGAGTATGCTCACGATAGCAAAG GTTACATCTAAACCACACGTGGACAGTGTTCGTGATCGCATTGCCATGATCCGAGCTCAGATTATAGAACGTAGTCCTGTCTGGGAGATGCTTCACAAGCAGCGACTAAATGATGCataa